A single genomic interval of Pyruvatibacter sp. HU-CL02332 harbors:
- the recQ gene encoding DNA helicase RecQ, with protein MPSTASSAAALADEGADLMTDARALLKTVFGFDDFRPGQEEIVASILAGQDVLAIMPTGAGKSLCYQLPALMRDGLTVVVSPLIALMRDQVAALQANGVEAGALTSNTDPYEAERIHQAIDDGALKLLFMAPERLSIASGLLQRAGVSMLAIDEAHCVSQWGHDFRPDYLKIGALRDQLSAQLGHVQITAFTATADEETRGEIASKLFTQEPQVFLGGFDRPNLFLAFEPKAQPKTQVADFVAQHTGEAGIVYCSSRAKTESFAEHLQTKGVEALAYHAGLDGETRQIRQDRFTREDGIVICATVAFGMGIDKPDVRFVVHADMPKSMESYYQEVGRAGRDGLPADTLTLYGIDDIKLRRLQIDDSDAPDDRKRADHQRLNALLALAEAPNCRRQVLLSFFGERDHGPCGHCDLCKSPVQTYDGTQDAQKALSAMIRTGERFGLEHVIAVLRGEDTERVRTLRHDQLPTFGLGAHYDKHQWRDICRQMYALGLTSVDPQYGSWLVTEPGWSVLKQGETVALRHPPAKQDRRRSSPKSKTPRKAKPPVDLSERDGELLMALKAKRTELAKAQNVPAYVIFPDKTLVEMAVVRPSSLDEMAEISGVGARKLEKFGAVFLEVVHSA; from the coding sequence ATGCCTAGCACCGCAAGTTCCGCCGCCGCGCTGGCAGATGAGGGCGCAGATCTGATGACTGACGCCCGTGCACTCCTCAAGACCGTTTTCGGCTTTGACGATTTTCGTCCGGGTCAGGAAGAGATCGTGGCCTCCATTCTGGCGGGTCAGGATGTGCTGGCCATCATGCCGACGGGCGCCGGCAAATCGCTTTGCTACCAACTCCCTGCCCTGATGCGTGACGGGCTGACCGTCGTCGTGTCACCGCTCATTGCCCTCATGCGGGACCAGGTGGCTGCCCTTCAGGCCAATGGGGTGGAAGCAGGCGCGCTGACCTCCAACACGGATCCCTATGAAGCCGAGCGCATTCATCAGGCGATAGATGATGGCGCGCTCAAGCTCCTGTTCATGGCACCGGAGCGGCTCTCCATTGCCAGCGGATTGCTGCAGCGGGCGGGCGTGTCCATGCTGGCCATCGACGAAGCGCACTGCGTGAGCCAGTGGGGCCACGACTTCCGGCCGGACTATCTGAAGATTGGTGCCCTGCGTGACCAGCTGAGTGCGCAGTTGGGTCATGTGCAGATCACGGCCTTTACGGCGACGGCTGACGAAGAAACGCGCGGCGAGATTGCGTCAAAACTCTTCACGCAGGAGCCGCAGGTTTTTCTCGGCGGCTTTGACCGGCCCAATCTCTTTTTGGCGTTTGAGCCCAAGGCGCAGCCAAAGACGCAGGTGGCGGACTTTGTTGCCCAACACACAGGCGAAGCGGGCATTGTCTATTGCTCGTCCCGCGCCAAGACGGAGAGTTTTGCAGAGCACCTGCAAACCAAGGGCGTGGAAGCGCTGGCCTATCACGCAGGCCTCGACGGCGAAACGCGGCAGATCCGTCAGGACCGGTTTACCCGTGAGGACGGCATTGTCATCTGCGCCACGGTTGCGTTTGGCATGGGCATCGATAAGCCGGATGTGCGCTTTGTCGTTCACGCCGACATGCCCAAGAGCATGGAGAGCTACTATCAGGAAGTGGGCCGCGCGGGCCGCGACGGGTTGCCTGCCGACACGCTGACGCTTTACGGCATTGACGATATCAAACTGCGCCGTTTGCAGATTGACGACAGTGACGCACCGGACGACCGCAAGCGCGCCGACCATCAGCGGCTCAATGCCCTGCTGGCGCTGGCGGAAGCGCCCAACTGCCGCCGCCAAGTGTTGTTGTCGTTCTTTGGAGAGCGCGACCACGGGCCGTGCGGCCATTGCGACCTGTGCAAGTCGCCGGTGCAAACCTATGACGGGACGCAGGACGCGCAAAAGGCATTGTCCGCCATGATCCGCACCGGCGAGCGGTTCGGCCTCGAGCATGTGATTGCCGTGCTGCGCGGTGAAGACACCGAGCGCGTGCGCACCCTGCGCCATGACCAGTTGCCGACCTTCGGGCTGGGTGCCCATTACGACAAACACCAATGGCGCGACATCTGCCGCCAGATGTATGCGCTGGGTCTGACCTCCGTTGATCCGCAATATGGCTCGTGGCTGGTCACAGAACCCGGCTGGTCGGTGCTGAAACAGGGCGAGACAGTTGCCCTGCGTCATCCACCTGCGAAACAGGACAGGCGCCGCAGCAGCCCCAAGAGCAAGACACCGCGCAAGGCCAAGCCCCCGGTCGATCTGTCAGAACGCGATGGCGAGCTGCTGATGGCGCTCAAGGCCAAACGCACCGAACTGGCCAAAGCGCAGAACGTCCCGGCCTATGTGATCTTCCCGGACAAGACGCTGGTGGAAATGGCCGTGGTGCGGCCAAGCTCACTGGACGAAATGGCCGAGATCAGCGGTGTAGGTGCGCGGAAGCTCGAGAAGTTTGGGGCGGTGTTTTTGGAAGTGGTCCATAGCGCCTGA